In Actinoplanes octamycinicus, the genomic window GGTGCTACGGTCCCGGGTTAACCGCTTCAGTAGCGGTGCGTCCCTGTCCTCAACCACGTTGGGATCCCCCATGCGACGCAAACTCCTCGCCGTGGCGGCCGTGCTGCTCACGGCAGTCCCCACCCCGGTCAGTGCCGCCGACTCCCCGGTCGCCGGCGTCGACAACCTGGACCGCGGGCTGATCAGCCTGCGGACCCCGACCGGCAACTTCCTGTCCTGGCGGCTGCTGCGGTCCGACCCGGCCGGTGTCGCGTTCAACGTCTACCGCGGCGCCACCAAGCTCAACGCCACCCCGATCAGCAACGGCACCAACTTCACCGACGCCGGCGCGCCGGTCGGGGCGTCGTACACGGTCAGACCCGTGGTCGGCGGCGTCGAGACCGCCTCGCTCAAGGCGGCCGCCCCGACCGTCGCGCTCGCCGCCGCCTACCAGGACGTGCCGATCCAGATCCCGGCCGGCGGCACCACCCCGGACGGCGTCGCCTACACCTACTCGGCCAACGACGCCTCGGTCGGCGACCTGGACGGCGACGGCTCCTACGAGATCGTGCTCAAGTGGGACCCGTCCAACGCCAAGGACAACTCGCAGTCCGGCTACACCGGGCCGGTGATCATCGACGCGTACCGGCTCAACGGCACCCGGCTGTGGCGGCTCAACCTCGGCAGGAACATCCGGGCCGGCGCGCACTACACCCAGTTCCAGGTCTTCGACTACGACGGCGACGGCAAGGCCGAGGTCGTCATGAAGACAGCTGACGGTACGACCGACGGCACCGGCGCGGTGATCGGCAACTCGTCGGCGGACTACCGGAACTCGTCGGGGTACGTGCTGTCCGGGCCGGAGTACCTGACCGTCTTCAACGGCCAGACCGGCAAGGCGATGGCCACCGCCGACTACGTGGTGCCGCGCGGCACCGTCTCGTCGTGGGGTGACAGCTACGGCAACCGGGTCGACCGGTTCCTGGCCGGGACCGCGTACCTGAACGGGTCGTACCCGAGCATCGTCATGGCCCGCGGCTACTACACCCGCTCGGTGATCGTCGCCTGGGACTACCGCAACGGCGCGCTCACCCGGAAGTGGACGTTCGACAGCAACTCGTCCACCAACGGCTCCGCCTGGGCCGGGCAGGGCAACCACCAGCTGTCCGTCGCCGACGTCGACAGTGACGGCCGGGACGAGATCCTGTACGGCGCGATGGCCGTCGACGACAACGGCTACGGCCTGTGGACCAACGGGCAGGGCCACGGTGACGCGTACCATGTCGGTGATCTGATCCCGAGCCGTGCCGGCCTGGAGGTCTTCAAGGTCGACGAGAGCACCACCAAGCTGGCCGCGTGGATGGCCGACGCCCGCACCGGCGCGATCATCTGGTCGAACGCCTCCTGCGGCTGTGACAACGGCCGCGGCGTCTCCGACGACATCTACGCCGGCAGCCCCGGCGCCGAATCGTGGTCGTCCGGCGTCTCCGGGCTGTTCAACACCGCCGGGCAGAACATCGGCCGCAAGCCGTCCAGCGCCAACTTCGTCATCTGGTGGGACGGCGACGCCCAGCGCGAGCTGCTCGACGGCACCCACATCGACAAGTACGGCACCGGCGGCGACACCCGGTTGCTGACCGCCAGCGGGGTGCACTCCAACAACGGCACCAAGGCCACCCCGTCGCTGCAGGCCGACATCCTCGGCGACTGGCGCGAGGAGGTGATCTGGCCGACCACCGACAACACCAAGCTGCGGATCTACTCGACCACCGACAGCACCAGCATCTCCCGGACCTCGCTGATGCAGAACCGGATGTACCGCGAGGCGGTCGCCTGGCAGAACACCGCGTACAACCAGCCGCCGCACCCGTCGTTCGCGATCTCGTAGCGCCTCTCGTCCCCGCCGGGCCCTCGCGCTCGGCGGGGACCGTCCGTCAGCATCGCGGCGGGTCGCCGGCCACGCTGGACAGGGCGTTCTCGTATCCGCCCCCGAAATCGACCCTGGTGATCCTGCGTAGTGGCCACCTGGTGGGGTCACGATGCCAGGTCGCCTGCGGGGTCACCTCCCGGATGTCGACGGTGCGCTTGCGGACACCGGCGAGACGGCCGATGAAACACATGTCCGGGAGCGATTTCTCCAGGTGCAGGGTGATCAGCGAGAAGTGCTCGGCAACCGACACGAGGAGCTTGCGGAGGTCGCTCAGGTCCACGTCCGGCGGCGCGGTGGGTGGCCAGGTGCCCTGCGCCGCGAGGGCCGTGCTGACGAAGGCGCCGGTCGGACGTCGTCTGACGGCGACGACGTCGGCCGATCGCACCGCCGCGAAGCCGTTGAGCCGGATGTTGTCATCGACGACGGCCAGCAACAGCCACGAGTCGGCGAGCCGCATGACATACCCGTCGAGCCGATCCGCCGGATCGCATCGGCGCCGCAGGCGTACCAGCCGGCGCTCGCACCACGCCCGGTCGAGCCGGGAAGCCACCTTCGATCTGCCCATCGTTCGATCATCGAAGGGTGAGGCCGCCGGCGCAGGCGTTCCCGGCGGTCCCGGCACGAACTACCCCGGTGTAGTTCCGCGCGGGCCGACATCGTCTGACCTGCGGCGGGTACCCCGCACCGGTGACCCTCGAGCAGACCATGCCGGAGCTGGTGGCGCCGATGCTGGCCGCCGCCGGGCCGCTGCCCGCCGAGGCCGGCTGGGCGTTCGAGTACAAGTTCGACGGGATCCGGGCGATCGCGTACGTCGACCGCGGCAGCGTGCGGCTGCTGTCGCGCAACGGCAACGACGTGACCGGGAGCTACCCGGAGGTGCAGCAGCTGGCCGGGCTGCTCCCGGGCCGGCGGGCGATCCTGGACGGCGAGATCGTCGCCCTGGAACCGGGGGACCGGCCGTCGTTCGCCCGGCTGGCCGCCCGGATGCACGTCGCCTCGCCCAGCGTGACCCTGGTGAAGACGGTGCCGGTCGTCTACTACGTCTTCGACGTGCTCTGGCTCGACGGCGCCCCGCTGGTCGACCTGCCCTACGAACAGCGCCGCAGCCGCCTGGTCACGCTCAACCTGGACGCCGGCGTGGTGCGCACCCCGCCGGAGTTCATCGGCGTCGACGGGTCCACGGTGCTGCGCGCCGCCGAGTCCGGTGGCCTGGAAGGCGTGGTCGCCAAACGGCTCAGCTCGCCCTACCGGCCCGGCAAGAGGTCGGCCGACTGGACGAAAGTGCCGCTGATCCGTACCCAGGAAGTCCTGGTCGTCGGCTGGAAGCCGGGCGAGGGCCGGCGGGCCGGCACGATCGGCTCGCTGCTGCTGGCGGTCTTCGACGAGGACGACCGGCTGCGCTTCGCCGGGCACGTCGGCACCGGCTTCACCGATCTGATGCTGCGCCAGCTGCACGACCGGCTCAGCCCGCTGCGGCGCGGCACCGCCCCGGTGCCGGACGTGCCGCGCGAGCACACCCGCCGGGTCACCTGGGTGGAGCCGGTGCTGGTCGGCGAGGTCGCCTTCCGCAACTGGACCCCGGACGGCCGGCTGCGGCATCCGTCCTGGCGCGGCCTGCGCACCGACCGCGGGACCGGCGCCGCGCGCCGCCGGCCCAGCCCGGCCGTGCCACCCGCGTCCGGCCAGGTCCAGGGCGCCTTCCAGACGCCGGACGGCCGCTGGCGGGTCGAGGCGGTGCAGCGCGGCGGCGACCACTTCTACCGGCTGCTGCGCGGCGACAACGTGATCGACGGCCTCGGCATCGCCGCCGTGCGGGACCTGCTGGACCAGGCCGGCATCGACTTCGCCGACCTGGTCGAGGCCGGCACCGACCCGTCCCCGGGCCGTCCCGAGGTCGCCTGAGCCGCGCCGGAATGGGTACCGGACCCTGGTGCCCTCAGCAGAGTTCCACAGCCGGACGACCACGGTCCGCGGCCTGCCCACCCATGACCTGCACGCCGCCGGACCCGGTGGCCTGCCGATCGTGCTGGTGCACGGCCTCGCCGTCTCGCACCGCTACCTGATGCCGACCGCCCGCGCCCTCGCCACCCGGCACCCGGTTCTGGTTCCCGACCTGCCAGGATTCGGAAAGACCGGAAAACCGCGTTTTGCGTACGACGTGAGCGCGCACGCCGAGCACCTGGCCGCCTGGCTCGACACGCTCGCCCTGCCCCGGGTCTGCCTGGCCGGGCACTCGTTCGGCGCCGAGGTGGTCGCCCGGCTCGCCGTGCACCGCCCGGACCTGACCGCCGCGATCGTGCTGGCCGGCCCGACCACCGACCCGGCCGCCCGGTCCCGCCGCGCAC contains:
- a CDS encoding rhamnogalacturonan lyase — translated: MRRKLLAVAAVLLTAVPTPVSAADSPVAGVDNLDRGLISLRTPTGNFLSWRLLRSDPAGVAFNVYRGATKLNATPISNGTNFTDAGAPVGASYTVRPVVGGVETASLKAAAPTVALAAAYQDVPIQIPAGGTTPDGVAYTYSANDASVGDLDGDGSYEIVLKWDPSNAKDNSQSGYTGPVIIDAYRLNGTRLWRLNLGRNIRAGAHYTQFQVFDYDGDGKAEVVMKTADGTTDGTGAVIGNSSADYRNSSGYVLSGPEYLTVFNGQTGKAMATADYVVPRGTVSSWGDSYGNRVDRFLAGTAYLNGSYPSIVMARGYYTRSVIVAWDYRNGALTRKWTFDSNSSTNGSAWAGQGNHQLSVADVDSDGRDEILYGAMAVDDNGYGLWTNGQGHGDAYHVGDLIPSRAGLEVFKVDESTTKLAAWMADARTGAIIWSNASCGCDNGRGVSDDIYAGSPGAESWSSGVSGLFNTAGQNIGRKPSSANFVIWWDGDAQRELLDGTHIDKYGTGGDTRLLTASGVHSNNGTKATPSLQADILGDWREEVIWPTTDNTKLRIYSTTDSTSISRTSLMQNRMYREAVAWQNTAYNQPPHPSFAIS
- the ligD gene encoding non-homologous end-joining DNA ligase, giving the protein MTLEQTMPELVAPMLAAAGPLPAEAGWAFEYKFDGIRAIAYVDRGSVRLLSRNGNDVTGSYPEVQQLAGLLPGRRAILDGEIVALEPGDRPSFARLAARMHVASPSVTLVKTVPVVYYVFDVLWLDGAPLVDLPYEQRRSRLVTLNLDAGVVRTPPEFIGVDGSTVLRAAESGGLEGVVAKRLSSPYRPGKRSADWTKVPLIRTQEVLVVGWKPGEGRRAGTIGSLLLAVFDEDDRLRFAGHVGTGFTDLMLRQLHDRLSPLRRGTAPVPDVPREHTRRVTWVEPVLVGEVAFRNWTPDGRLRHPSWRGLRTDRGTGAARRRPSPAVPPASGQVQGAFQTPDGRWRVEAVQRGGDHFYRLLRGDNVIDGLGIAAVRDLLDQAGIDFADLVEAGTDPSPGRPEVA
- a CDS encoding alpha/beta fold hydrolase, whose product is MPSAEFHSRTTTVRGLPTHDLHAAGPGGLPIVLVHGLAVSHRYLMPTARALATRHPVLVPDLPGFGKTGKPRFAYDVSAHAEHLAAWLDTLALPRVCLAGHSFGAEVVARLAVHRPDLTAAIVLAGPTTDPAARSRRALIGRWALDLFVEQPWQAPVLARDVADAKPWRVLATVGHSVRNAIERDLRRLPVPPLVLGGSLDPVAPLLWRTEVATMTGGVAVTIPQAAHNALTTSPRRSADAITAYLRTRMSDVVAVARSRPGPR